The Manihot esculenta cultivar AM560-2 chromosome 11, M.esculenta_v8, whole genome shotgun sequence genome includes a region encoding these proteins:
- the LOC110627173 gene encoding transcription repressor OFP14 — protein sequence MPKKLQKSLQACLSKIKNPTPPSMSSSKNWVFSGCKSPKTPSFATERTLNEGRNRDGAATLSDIDRFLFENFKSLYIKNEDEDRHRQTKRGQGEEKEEDGDCARVQSPLGVFYYDESPRLFDIPPDLCGSHRFFVTASSSSSLIEEARLSLTATSEEGESSSSSNSNTIIDSTKKCNSNSTDVKNINVALPDDCITVIKYSKNPNDDFRQSMQEMVKARLQQKEKIDWDFMEELLFSYLDLNDKKSHKFILSAFVDLIVDMRQRSYKIPAKSRRSCRIARERIRRRKLRNVT from the coding sequence ATGCCAAAGAAACTGCAAAAGTCCCTCCAAGCTTGCCTCTCTAAGATCAAAAACCCTACTCCTCCTTCCATGTCTTCTTCTAAAAACTGGGTTTTTTCAGGCTGCAAAAGCCCCAAGACTCCTTCTTTTGCCACTGAGCGTACCCTCAACGAGGGACGCAACAGGGACGGTGCAGCGACGCTCTCTGATATCGATCGTTTCCTCTTTGAGAATTTTAAGTCTCTTTATATCAAAAACGAGGATGAAGATCGTCATCGCCAAACGAAGAGAGGTCAAggtgaagaaaaagaagaagatggagattGTGCTCGAGTTCAAAGTCCTCTGGGGGTATTTTATTATGATGAATCCCCTAGGTTGTTCGACATACCGCCGGACCTTTGTGGGTCACACCGGTTTTTTGTTACTGCCAGCTCGTCCAGCTCGCTCATCGAGGAGGCTCGGTTGAGTCTGACTGCCACATCCGAAGAAGGAGAGTCGAGTTCAAGCTCGAACAGCAATACCATAATCGACTCAACAAAGAAATGTAATTCTAACAGCACTGACGTAAAAAACATAAACGTTGCTCTTCCCGACGACTGCATCACAGTAATAAAGTACTCTAAGAATCCAAATGACGACTTTCGACAATCTATGCAAGAAATGGTGAAAGCAAGATTACAGCAGAAGGAAAAGATTGACTGGGATTTCATGGAAGAGCTTCTATTCAGTTACTTGGACTTAAACGACAAGAAATCACACAAGTTCATACTGAGTGCTTTCGTGGATCTTATTGTGGATATGCGTCAACGTTCATACAAAATCCCGGCAAAGTCACGGAGGAGCTGTAGAATTGCGAGGGAGAGGATCAGGAGGAGGAAATTGAGGAATGTTACGTAA